The following proteins are encoded in a genomic region of Arachis ipaensis cultivar K30076 chromosome B02, Araip1.1, whole genome shotgun sequence:
- the LOC107625523 gene encoding probable LRR receptor-like serine/threonine-protein kinase At5g48740 isoform X1 — translation MELRDAWACFFLFHSFWFVTFCEQDGFLSLSCGGRKSFIDSNNISWVPDTNYITTGKTTTITYTDGSVSTNVSARFFSNSRRRKCYRIPMNNATNLVLVRANFVYKNYDGLAVPPTFSVSLGTSIAATVNLSEHDPWTEEFLWMVNKDTLPLCLIAVSDGGSPVISSLEIRPLPRAAYMNAMADFPNKLLRKSYRIDCGYTGDSIRYPLDPFDRIWDSDTRFTPFHATTGFSIQLGFNASNVMEQPPVTVLQTGRVLARRNTLTYNLPLDEELGDYYIILYFAGILPVFPSFDVLINGDLVKPNYTIMRSEISALYFTRKRITRLSITLKNNSFYPLINAFEVYKIVHIPSEASSTTVSAMQVIQQSTGLDLGWQDDPCSPSPWENVDCQGNLVTSLDLSNINLRSIGPTFGDLLDLKTLDLHNSSLSGEIQNLGSLQRLQILNLSFNQLISFGAELENLINLRVLDLQNNSLKGTVPESLGELEDLHLLNLENNRLEGPLPQTLNKPTLEIRASGNLCLTFSTTTCDDASSNSTNETPQVTTVPENQHNVHKHHLAIILGAVVGGVTLAFLLLSISLFLYKTKMQHEVASHTSRSDRDMRNWGAARVFSYKEIKLATRNFKEIIGRGSFGPVYLGKLPDGKLVAVKVRSDKSQLGADSFVNEVNILSSIRHQNLVSLEGFCNESKHQILVYEYLPGGSLVDHLYGTKSKKTSLSWVRRLKIAVDAAKGLDYLHNGSEPRIIHRDIKCSNILLDMDMNAKVCDLGLSKQVIHADATHVTTLVKGTAGYLDPEYYSTQQLTEKSDVYSFGVVLLELICGREPLSHSGTPDSFNLVLWAKPYLQAGAYEIVDEDIRGTFDPLSMKKASLIAVKSVERDASQRPCIGQVLAELKEAYTIQLRFLEESCQNNN, via the exons ATGGAACTGAGGGATGCATGGGCttgcttctttctttttcataGCTTCTGGTTTGTCACTTTCTGTGAACAAGATG gtttcttgagtctttcttgtggTGGAAGAAAAAGTTTCATTGATTCAAATAACATTTCATGGGTTCCAGACACAAATTACATAACCACAGGCAAGACTACAACCATTACTTACACTGATGGTTCAGTCTCAACGAATGTCTCGGCGCGATTCTTCTCGAATTCAAGACGGCGAAAATGTTACAGAATACCAATGAACAATGCAACTAATTTGGTTCTTGTTAGAGCAAATTTCGTGTACAAGAATTATGATGGACTTGCAGTGCCTCCTACATTCTCTGTTTCTCTTGGGACTTCAATTGCTGCCACTGTTAATCTTTCTGAGCATGATCCATGGACTGAAGAGTTCTTATGGATGGTTAATAAGGACACTCTGCCACTCTGTTTGATTGCGGTTTCAGATGGTGGTTCGCCGGTAATTTCTTCGCTTGAAATCCGGCCGCTTCCACGAGCCGCCTACATGAATGCTATGGCTGACTTTCCAAATAAGTTGCTAAGGAAGAGCTACCGGATCGATTGCGGCTACACCGGCGATTCTATCCG GTATCCTTTGGATCCATTTGACAGAATATGGGATTCTGATACAAGATTCACACCCTTTCATGCTACAACTGGATTCAGCATTCAACTTGGATTCAATGCAAGTAATGTTATGGAACAACCACCAGTAACTGTTCTTCAAACCGGCCGAGTTTTGGCGCGAAGGAACACGCTGACGTATAACCTGCCTCTGGACGAAGAATTGGGAGACTACTACATCATCCTTTACTTTGCTGGAATTCTTCCTGTGTTTCCATCATTTGATGTATTGATAAATGGAGATCTTGTAAAACCAAACTATACAATCATGAGATCAGAGATCAGTGCTTTGTATTTTACGCGAAAGCGGATCACAAGATTGAGTATTACACTCAAGAACAACAGCTTTTACCCTCTCATCAATGCATTTGAAGTTTACAAGATCGTTCATATTCCATCTGAAGCCTCCTCAACCACAG TTTCAGCAATGCAGGTTATTCAGCAGTCCACTGGATTGGATCTTGGATGGCAAGATGATCCATGCTCTCCCTCTCCTTGGGAAAACGTTGATTGCCAAGGAAACCTCGTTACATCATT GGATCTTTCAAACATAAATTTGAGATCAATTGGTCCTACATTTGGTGACTTGTTAGACCTTAAAACATT GGATTTGCACAACTCATCTCTTTCTGGTGAAATACAAAATTTGGGTAGCTTGCAACGTCTTCAGATACT TAACTTGAGTTTCAATCAACTAATATCCTTTGGTGCAGAGCTGGAGAACTTGATTAACCTTAGAGTACT AGACTTGCAGAACAATAGTCTAAAAGGAACAGTGCCTGAAAGCTTGGGAGAGTTGGAGGATCTCCACTTATT GAATTTAGAAAATAATAGACTAGAAGGTCCATTACCACAGACATTGAACAAGCCTACTTTAGAGATCAG AGCATCAGGGAACTTGTGCCTAACATTTTCCACAACCACATGTGATGATGCTTCATCCAATTCTACAAATGAGACACCTCAAGTCACTACAGTTCCTGAAAATCAGCACAATGTGCATAAACATCACCTAGCAATCATTCTAGGAGCAGTAGTTGGAGGAGTTACACTAGCCTTTCTATTACTAAGCATTTCACTTTTCTTATATAAGACTAAAATGCAACATGAAGTAGCCTCACACACATCAA GGTCTGATAGGGATATGAGGAACTGGGGTGCAGCAAGAGTGTTTTCCTACAAAGAGATTAAATTAGCAACAAGAAATTTCAAAGAAATTATAGGAAGGGGAAGTTTTGGACCTGTTTACCTTGGAAAGCTTCCAGATGGAAAATTAGTAGCCGTCAAAGTTCGCTCTGACAAATCCCAACTGGGGGCTGATTCTTTTGTCAATGAG GTTAATATTTTGTCAAGCATACGGCATCAGAATCTTGTGTCCTTGGAAGGATTTTGCAATGAATCAAAGCATCAAATATTAGTTTATGAGTACTTACCTGGTGGATCCCTTGTTGATCACCTATATG GTACAAAGAGTAAAAAAACTTCTCTAAGCTGGGTTCGGAGGTTGAAAATTGCTGTTGATGCAGCAAAAG gATTGGATTATTTGCACAACGGAAGCGAACCGCGAATCATTCACCGTGACATAAAGTGCAGCAACATCCTCTTGGACATGGACATGAATGCCAAGGTCTGTGACTTAGGCCTTTCTAAGCAAGTCATCCATGCTGATGCAACTCATGTCACCACTCTTGTTAAAGGAACTGCTGGTTATCTTGATCCAGA GTACTATTCCACTCAGCAGTTGACTGAGAAAAGTGATGTATACAGTTTTGGAGTGGTTCTTTTAGAACTTATTTGTGGAAGAGAGCCATTGAGTCACTCAGGGACCCCTGACTCATTCAATTTGGTCTTATGG GCCAAGCCTTACTTACAGGCAGGTGCATATGAGATTGTGGATGAAGACATAAGAGGAACTTTTGATCCTTTAAGCATGAAAAAAGCATCTTTGATTGCTGTAAAATCAGTGGAGAGGGATGCTTCACAGAGACCATGCATTGGACAAGTATTAGCAGAATTAAAGGAGGCCTATACTATTCAACTCAGATTCCTTGAAGAATCTTGTCAAAACAACAATTGA
- the LOC107625523 gene encoding probable LRR receptor-like serine/threonine-protein kinase At5g48740 isoform X2 — MELRDAWACFFLFHSFWFVTFCEQDGFLSLSCGGRKSFIDSNNISWVPDTNYITTGKTTTITYTDGSVSTNVSARFFSNSRRRKCYRIPMNNATNLVLVRANFVYKNYDGLAVPPTFSVSLGTSIAATVNLSEHDPWTEEFLWMVNKDTLPLCLIAVSDGGSPVISSLEIRPLPRAAYMNAMADFPNKLLRKSYRIDCGYTGDSIRYPLDPFDRIWDSDTRFTPFHATTGFSIQLGFNASNVMEQPPVTVLQTGRVLARRNTLTYNLPLDEELGDYYIILYFAGILPVFPSFDVLINGDLVKPNYTIMRSEISALYFTRKRITRLSITLKNNSFYPLINAFEVYKIVHIPSEASSTTAMQVIQQSTGLDLGWQDDPCSPSPWENVDCQGNLVTSLDLSNINLRSIGPTFGDLLDLKTLDLHNSSLSGEIQNLGSLQRLQILNLSFNQLISFGAELENLINLRVLDLQNNSLKGTVPESLGELEDLHLLNLENNRLEGPLPQTLNKPTLEIRASGNLCLTFSTTTCDDASSNSTNETPQVTTVPENQHNVHKHHLAIILGAVVGGVTLAFLLLSISLFLYKTKMQHEVASHTSRSDRDMRNWGAARVFSYKEIKLATRNFKEIIGRGSFGPVYLGKLPDGKLVAVKVRSDKSQLGADSFVNEVNILSSIRHQNLVSLEGFCNESKHQILVYEYLPGGSLVDHLYGTKSKKTSLSWVRRLKIAVDAAKGLDYLHNGSEPRIIHRDIKCSNILLDMDMNAKVCDLGLSKQVIHADATHVTTLVKGTAGYLDPEYYSTQQLTEKSDVYSFGVVLLELICGREPLSHSGTPDSFNLVLWAKPYLQAGAYEIVDEDIRGTFDPLSMKKASLIAVKSVERDASQRPCIGQVLAELKEAYTIQLRFLEESCQNNN; from the exons ATGGAACTGAGGGATGCATGGGCttgcttctttctttttcataGCTTCTGGTTTGTCACTTTCTGTGAACAAGATG gtttcttgagtctttcttgtggTGGAAGAAAAAGTTTCATTGATTCAAATAACATTTCATGGGTTCCAGACACAAATTACATAACCACAGGCAAGACTACAACCATTACTTACACTGATGGTTCAGTCTCAACGAATGTCTCGGCGCGATTCTTCTCGAATTCAAGACGGCGAAAATGTTACAGAATACCAATGAACAATGCAACTAATTTGGTTCTTGTTAGAGCAAATTTCGTGTACAAGAATTATGATGGACTTGCAGTGCCTCCTACATTCTCTGTTTCTCTTGGGACTTCAATTGCTGCCACTGTTAATCTTTCTGAGCATGATCCATGGACTGAAGAGTTCTTATGGATGGTTAATAAGGACACTCTGCCACTCTGTTTGATTGCGGTTTCAGATGGTGGTTCGCCGGTAATTTCTTCGCTTGAAATCCGGCCGCTTCCACGAGCCGCCTACATGAATGCTATGGCTGACTTTCCAAATAAGTTGCTAAGGAAGAGCTACCGGATCGATTGCGGCTACACCGGCGATTCTATCCG GTATCCTTTGGATCCATTTGACAGAATATGGGATTCTGATACAAGATTCACACCCTTTCATGCTACAACTGGATTCAGCATTCAACTTGGATTCAATGCAAGTAATGTTATGGAACAACCACCAGTAACTGTTCTTCAAACCGGCCGAGTTTTGGCGCGAAGGAACACGCTGACGTATAACCTGCCTCTGGACGAAGAATTGGGAGACTACTACATCATCCTTTACTTTGCTGGAATTCTTCCTGTGTTTCCATCATTTGATGTATTGATAAATGGAGATCTTGTAAAACCAAACTATACAATCATGAGATCAGAGATCAGTGCTTTGTATTTTACGCGAAAGCGGATCACAAGATTGAGTATTACACTCAAGAACAACAGCTTTTACCCTCTCATCAATGCATTTGAAGTTTACAAGATCGTTCATATTCCATCTGAAGCCTCCTCAACCACAG CAATGCAGGTTATTCAGCAGTCCACTGGATTGGATCTTGGATGGCAAGATGATCCATGCTCTCCCTCTCCTTGGGAAAACGTTGATTGCCAAGGAAACCTCGTTACATCATT GGATCTTTCAAACATAAATTTGAGATCAATTGGTCCTACATTTGGTGACTTGTTAGACCTTAAAACATT GGATTTGCACAACTCATCTCTTTCTGGTGAAATACAAAATTTGGGTAGCTTGCAACGTCTTCAGATACT TAACTTGAGTTTCAATCAACTAATATCCTTTGGTGCAGAGCTGGAGAACTTGATTAACCTTAGAGTACT AGACTTGCAGAACAATAGTCTAAAAGGAACAGTGCCTGAAAGCTTGGGAGAGTTGGAGGATCTCCACTTATT GAATTTAGAAAATAATAGACTAGAAGGTCCATTACCACAGACATTGAACAAGCCTACTTTAGAGATCAG AGCATCAGGGAACTTGTGCCTAACATTTTCCACAACCACATGTGATGATGCTTCATCCAATTCTACAAATGAGACACCTCAAGTCACTACAGTTCCTGAAAATCAGCACAATGTGCATAAACATCACCTAGCAATCATTCTAGGAGCAGTAGTTGGAGGAGTTACACTAGCCTTTCTATTACTAAGCATTTCACTTTTCTTATATAAGACTAAAATGCAACATGAAGTAGCCTCACACACATCAA GGTCTGATAGGGATATGAGGAACTGGGGTGCAGCAAGAGTGTTTTCCTACAAAGAGATTAAATTAGCAACAAGAAATTTCAAAGAAATTATAGGAAGGGGAAGTTTTGGACCTGTTTACCTTGGAAAGCTTCCAGATGGAAAATTAGTAGCCGTCAAAGTTCGCTCTGACAAATCCCAACTGGGGGCTGATTCTTTTGTCAATGAG GTTAATATTTTGTCAAGCATACGGCATCAGAATCTTGTGTCCTTGGAAGGATTTTGCAATGAATCAAAGCATCAAATATTAGTTTATGAGTACTTACCTGGTGGATCCCTTGTTGATCACCTATATG GTACAAAGAGTAAAAAAACTTCTCTAAGCTGGGTTCGGAGGTTGAAAATTGCTGTTGATGCAGCAAAAG gATTGGATTATTTGCACAACGGAAGCGAACCGCGAATCATTCACCGTGACATAAAGTGCAGCAACATCCTCTTGGACATGGACATGAATGCCAAGGTCTGTGACTTAGGCCTTTCTAAGCAAGTCATCCATGCTGATGCAACTCATGTCACCACTCTTGTTAAAGGAACTGCTGGTTATCTTGATCCAGA GTACTATTCCACTCAGCAGTTGACTGAGAAAAGTGATGTATACAGTTTTGGAGTGGTTCTTTTAGAACTTATTTGTGGAAGAGAGCCATTGAGTCACTCAGGGACCCCTGACTCATTCAATTTGGTCTTATGG GCCAAGCCTTACTTACAGGCAGGTGCATATGAGATTGTGGATGAAGACATAAGAGGAACTTTTGATCCTTTAAGCATGAAAAAAGCATCTTTGATTGCTGTAAAATCAGTGGAGAGGGATGCTTCACAGAGACCATGCATTGGACAAGTATTAGCAGAATTAAAGGAGGCCTATACTATTCAACTCAGATTCCTTGAAGAATCTTGTCAAAACAACAATTGA